In Rosa rugosa chromosome 4, drRosRugo1.1, whole genome shotgun sequence, the genomic stretch ACTTGGATTAATTGACGACATATCGATTGTGTAGCATGGCAAGTACTACAGGTGTCTCCGGTGCACTTATTCTAGAAGTTCTTAACCGTAATAACTATAAAAAGTGGAGATTGCGGGTAGAAACTTATTTGTTGGCTGAAGATCTATGGGAGGTTGTCGAAACAATCAGGGAACCCGCTGCAAATCTTGAAGATGATGAATCCGAATACAAGGCTTGGAAAAGAAAGAATGCCAAGGCTTTATACGCAATCCAAAATTCATGCGGGCCGGAGATGTTTCACTTCATAAGCGAAACAAAAATGGCCAAAAGTGCCTGGGAGACTTTGGAAAAAGGTATGCTCTTTGTCAAAATTCAGAATTTAAAACTCAAAAAAATATGCAAGTGTCTCGCtctagaatatgcaaatatcAATTACTATGTTTCCATGAGTGCAAGGTATTAACTGTCTTGGTCTGGAAATCGGTAGTAAAAGTATGCAATTTGCAAGTATATATATAGGACTTGCACAAAACAGAAACTTAAATTACATGTAGTTCTACTTTTTTCCATGAGTAATTATTTGTTATTTTAGTTGATGAGAATTCTTTGTTATTGAATGCTTTGAATTCATTATGTAAAATACCTTGATtataaccaaaataaaaaagtggTAGGGACTTTCTAGTAGTTTTCTATGAAATATTTGCAGTGGAGAGTCATAAAATTAAAAAGACAATTTTCACAAAAACTTGGCAGGGCATGTTGAGAACAGTGCCGAAAACTTCGAGCCCTACGTGCCGTTCACCGAATTTGTGAGCGAAGGTGATTGGGATAAGGCAAAGGAGTGCCTTAAACTCAAAGAACTAGATCTCCACAGCGCCATAAGAGCAATTGATCCAAGAGACGGGTTTGGAAACACAGCCATTCACGTAGCAGCCAGGAATGGGCACGTGAATATCGTGAAAGAGTTGGTGCTGTTGATGACCCATGAagatttgaaaatgaaaaacgCTAAAGGTTCCACAGCTCTTCATTTAGCAGCAAGGAATGGGCATCTGCATACTGTGAAAGAGTTAGTGTTGTTGATGGGAGAAGAACTAAACAGCATTGGTAACACAGCTCTTCACTCAGCAGTCCTTGGAGAGAAGGTGGACATTGTGAAAGAGTTGGTGCGGTTTATGAGACAAAAagacttgaaaagaaaaaacaacaatGGTGACACAGCTCTTCACCTAGCAGTCAAGAAGGGAAATGTGCCTATAGTGAAAGATTTAGCGGCGTTGGTGGGAGAAGTGAGAGGCCCTGATGGTGACACTGCTCTTCATATAGCAGTCAAGATGGGGGCTACAAAAATTGTGAAAGAGTTGGTGTCGTTGATGAGAAGGGAAGATTTGTCAATAAAAAATGATGAAGGCTACACAGCTTTTCACCTAGCAGTAAAGAAGGGTAATGTGCCTACTGTGAAAGAGttcatgacaaaagaaaaaggtaTATTTATTAATTATAATATCTCTAGTCACTTGATTATAAATACTTTGCTCATTTGCGACATTAATTATATTTGTCGGTTGAAGAGTAATTATTTAGTAGTTTATAAATAATGGTATTAAATATACTAATTCCGAAGTTATACTAATCTCCTTGGGTGTTTAAAGTGGGGATGACATTGGGATTTATGTGTAGAACCCTTTAGTATAGTTACATCCAGAATATATAATACATGATCGAATTAATACATTTCTTAATTGGCAGAGCGCAATTTTAATAGCTATACTCAGTTCATCACTTATGTGGCAAATGGTGATTGGGATAATGCAAAGGAGTACCTTAAGGATGATCCCTGTGACGCAATAACGATAGTGGATCCAAGAGACGGATATGGAAACACTGCTCTTCATGTAGCTGCTAGAAAAGGGCATGTGCATATTGTGAAAGAATGGATATCGTTGTTGAAggtgagaaaagaaaatttgCAATTGAAAACCGTAGAAGATTTCGCAACTTTTGGTTCTAGTATAAATTTAGGGGTGACTGAAGAAGTTCTCATGGAAAGGGCCAAATATATGGTTGAACAGTACGAGAAAACACCTACCACCATTTTGGATGTACAAAATGCACAAGGTTCCACAGCCCTTCACATAGCAGTATCAAAGGGTAATTTAGATATTGTCAGAGAGTTGGTGCCATTAATGAGAGAAGAAGATTTAGAGATAAAAGATGTTAAAGGATGCACAGCTCTTCACAATGCAGTCAAGAAGGGTTATATTGATATTGTGAAAGAGTTGGTGCCAAAGATGAGACACGAAGGTGTGGAATTAAAAATAGACGAGGGCTACAATGCACTTCACCTTGCAGTCATGTGGGGGCATATGAATATTGCGAAAGAGGTGATGCCATTTATGAGAAAAGAAGCTTTGGAAGAAAAAGACGGCGGAGGTTATACAGCTTTAGGCCGTGCGTTAGATGAACTCAAGGATAAGGACGTGATGGAAATAGCCAAGTACATGGCTGAAAACAACAATAAAGTATTTGGCATCAAGGTGGCTCCTTTGAACTGGATTCCAGTTGTCGACTGTTTCTGTAAGGGAAAATCCCATTTGTGTCCCTATCTCTATTCTGTTACTCCGCTTGAATATCTAATGCCCGAGCGCGGTCCGGATGGCGCGTACTTGATTATCCGGTGCTTTAGAGTGAAGCAGTTTGGTAAGAGTCTCAACAACTGTATTTATGCCAATTTGCATTCcttttttataaattaaaaaaaacgaaatttaagaaagaaaaaaagatgaaattTAACAGCTATATTTAGAAAGAAAACGtggtttccttttccttttccttttttttttttggtgaaatctgatttttttttttcctttctttaccACTTTATCCTTTGtgtcatttttttaattaaaaatttcaatCAACCATGGGATGAAGAGTTAGCTAAATAAATAACTAGTCTCTCAACACAATCTCCACGCGTGTGTCAGttgttctttatttatttatgtttacgtt encodes the following:
- the LOC133744224 gene encoding uncharacterized protein LOC133744224 is translated as MASTTGVSGALILEVLNRNNYKKWRLRVETYLLAEDLWEVVETIREPAANLEDDESEYKAWKRKNAKALYAIQNSCGPEMFHFISETKMAKSAWETLEKDNFHKNLAGHVENSAENFEPYVPFTEFVSEGDWDKAKECLKLKELDLHSAIRAIDPRDGFGNTAIHVAARNGHVNIVKELVLLMTHEDLKMKNAKGSTALHLAARNGHLHTVKELVLLMGEELNSIGNTALHSAVLGEKVDIVKELVRFMRQKDLKRKNNNGDTALHLAVKKGNVPIVKDLAALVGEVRGPDGDTALHIAVKMGATKIVKELVSLMRREDLSIKNDEGYTAFHLAVKKGNVPTVKEFMTKEKERNFNSYTQFITYVANGDWDNAKEYLKDDPCDAITIVDPRDGYGNTALHVAARKGHVHIVKEWISLLKVRKENLQLKTVEDFATFGSSINLGVTEEVLMERAKYMVEQYEKTPTTILDVQNAQGSTALHIAVSKGNLDIVRELVPLMREEDLEIKDVKGCTALHNAVKKGYIDIVKELVPKMRHEGVELKIDEGYNALHLAVMWGHMNIAKEVMPFMRKEALEEKDGGGYTALGRALDELKDKDVMEIAKYMAENNNKVFGIKVAPLNWIPVVDCFCKGKSHLCPYLYSVTPLEYLMPERGPDGAYLIIRCFRVKQFGKSLNNCIYANLHSFFIN